In one window of Kitasatospora sp. MMS16-BH015 DNA:
- a CDS encoding NADP-dependent oxidoreductase, with translation MAGTTGAVGAAGVMLAVAFAEPGGPEVLRLVERERPVPGPTEILVRVHAAGINPIDWKTRAGVVRLAPGGDVPGWDVSGVVAAVGLGVTLFRPGDEVYGMPGFPRLVGGYAEYVAAPARHFAPKPVGLDHVAAAALPLAGLTAWQALVDTAELQFGQRVLVHAAAGGVGHLAVQLAKARGAYVIGTARAEKHAFLRELGADEVIDYTAVDFAAMLSDVDVVIDSVGGNYQEGSLSVLRDGGTLITLPTVETSALAAAAAARGIRSGFLLVEPDRHGLLALTDLVESGRLRVHVDAVFPLAEAARAHTLGETGRTKGKLVLKVA, from the coding sequence ATGGCGGGGACGACGGGGGCAGTGGGGGCGGCGGGGGTCATGCTGGCGGTGGCGTTCGCGGAGCCGGGTGGGCCGGAGGTGCTGCGGCTGGTGGAACGGGAGCGGCCGGTGCCGGGGCCGACGGAGATCCTGGTGCGGGTGCACGCGGCTGGGATCAACCCGATCGACTGGAAGACCAGGGCGGGGGTGGTGCGGCTGGCGCCCGGCGGGGACGTGCCGGGGTGGGACGTGTCGGGGGTGGTGGCGGCGGTCGGGCTCGGCGTGACGCTTTTCCGGCCGGGGGACGAGGTGTACGGCATGCCGGGGTTCCCCCGGCTGGTCGGCGGCTACGCCGAGTACGTGGCCGCCCCGGCCCGCCACTTCGCGCCGAAGCCGGTGGGGCTCGACCACGTGGCGGCGGCGGCGCTGCCGCTGGCCGGGCTGACGGCCTGGCAGGCACTGGTCGACACGGCCGAACTGCAATTCGGGCAGCGGGTGTTGGTGCACGCGGCGGCAGGTGGGGTGGGGCACCTGGCGGTGCAGCTCGCCAAGGCGCGCGGCGCGTACGTGATCGGCACCGCGCGGGCGGAGAAGCACGCCTTCCTGCGGGAGCTGGGAGCGGACGAGGTGATCGACTACACGGCGGTGGACTTCGCGGCGATGCTCTCGGACGTGGACGTGGTGATCGACTCGGTCGGTGGCAACTATCAGGAAGGCTCCCTGTCAGTTCTTCGGGACGGCGGCACGCTGATCACCCTCCCCACCGTGGAGACCTCGGCCCTCGCCGCCGCGGCAGCGGCCCGCGGCATCCGCTCCGGCTTCCTGCTGGTCGAGCCCGACCGTCACGGCCTGCTGGCCCTCACCGATCTGGTGGAGAGCGGCCGCCTCCGGGTCCACGTGGACGCCGTCTTCCCGCTGGCCGAGGCGGCGCGGGCCCACACCCTCGGCGAAACCGGCCGGACCAAGGGCAAGTTGGTGCTCAAGGTAGCCTGA
- a CDS encoding GNAT family N-acetyltransferase yields the protein MSLELRYHVTLDAALRQELTEVYAEVRAPLLHLPNYGIEAFAGRLDRHLADPGFGIVLGYEGGQPVGYAYGNTVGARDPYWQRLAEPLAEGGPTVPALAIKEIGVRPPWRGTGAARRIHDGLLAERTEETVMLMVNPLAGDGKVQRVYESWGYRRFNSQSATAASPELAAMVRPNRPA from the coding sequence GTGTCCCTCGAACTCCGCTACCACGTCACCCTCGACGCGGCGCTCCGGCAGGAGCTGACGGAGGTGTACGCGGAGGTGCGGGCGCCGCTGCTCCACCTGCCCAACTACGGCATCGAGGCCTTCGCCGGACGTCTCGACCGCCACCTGGCCGATCCCGGCTTCGGGATCGTACTCGGCTACGAGGGCGGGCAGCCCGTCGGGTACGCGTACGGCAACACCGTCGGTGCCCGTGACCCGTACTGGCAGCGGTTGGCGGAGCCGCTCGCCGAGGGCGGTCCGACCGTACCGGCGTTGGCGATCAAGGAGATCGGAGTCCGACCGCCGTGGCGCGGCACCGGTGCGGCCCGCCGGATCCACGACGGCTTGCTGGCCGAACGCACCGAGGAGACCGTCATGTTGATGGTCAACCCGCTTGCCGGGGACGGCAAGGTGCAGCGGGTCTACGAGAGTTGGGGCTACCGGAGGTTCAACTCCCAGTCGGCCACGGCGGCCTCGCCCGAGCTGGCCGCGATGGTCCGTCCGAACCGGCCGGCCTGA
- a CDS encoding MFS transporter, with protein MGRDFGWLWAAYAVSAYGSGLGFGALPLIAVQVLHAGPAEVSVLAATGPAVGALIALPLAPWVEFRRKRPVMVAMDLARCAAMATVPLAYAFGRLGLGQLLAVSAVVAAAKIAFGAASGAHLKALVRPEDLLVANARFESTTWSSIAIGPPLGGAAIASFGPVVTVVADALSYLLSALGITAIRTVEQPPPQRSGRGTRVHRRPAGGGLLDGWRHVFTDPSLRPLYLNNLLVSGLIMATEPLLAVLLLRQLAFPAWQYGLAFAAPCLGGLLGSRLARRVVDRHGRAWVFRTIGTLRAVWLLGLAFVRPGPIGLLTVIAVELAIIVNMSLYTPVLATHRLERTPEHLLTRTLTAWSVGQQLTIAVLTTLAGLLAALTTPRTTIALAGLLALATPLLLPRGHHLTAPGPEAAPAPTPATG; from the coding sequence CTGGGGCGGGACTTCGGGTGGCTCTGGGCCGCGTACGCGGTGAGCGCCTACGGCTCCGGGCTCGGGTTCGGGGCGCTGCCGCTGATCGCCGTCCAGGTGCTGCACGCCGGGCCGGCCGAGGTGTCGGTGCTCGCCGCCACCGGGCCCGCCGTGGGGGCACTGATCGCCCTGCCGCTCGCCCCCTGGGTGGAGTTCCGCCGCAAGCGGCCGGTGATGGTCGCGATGGACCTGGCCCGGTGCGCGGCGATGGCCACCGTCCCGCTGGCCTACGCCTTCGGTCGGCTCGGCCTCGGCCAGCTGCTGGCCGTCTCGGCGGTGGTCGCGGCGGCCAAGATCGCCTTCGGCGCGGCGAGCGGCGCCCACCTCAAGGCGCTGGTCCGCCCCGAGGACCTGCTGGTCGCCAACGCCAGGTTCGAGTCGACCACATGGAGCTCGATCGCGATCGGCCCACCGCTGGGCGGCGCGGCGATCGCCAGCTTCGGCCCGGTGGTCACGGTGGTCGCGGACGCCCTCAGCTACCTGCTCTCCGCCCTGGGCATCACCGCGATCCGCACCGTGGAGCAGCCCCCTCCGCAGCGGAGCGGCCGGGGCACCCGCGTCCACCGCCGACCCGCCGGCGGCGGCCTGCTCGACGGTTGGCGGCACGTCTTCACCGACCCGAGCCTGCGCCCGCTCTACCTCAACAACCTGCTGGTCTCCGGCCTGATCATGGCCACCGAGCCACTCCTGGCCGTCCTCCTGCTCCGCCAACTCGCCTTCCCGGCCTGGCAGTACGGACTGGCCTTCGCCGCTCCCTGCCTCGGCGGCCTGCTCGGCTCCCGGCTGGCCCGGCGGGTGGTGGACCGCCACGGGCGGGCCTGGGTGTTCCGGACCATCGGCACCCTCCGCGCGGTCTGGCTGCTCGGCCTGGCCTTCGTCCGGCCGGGCCCGATCGGGCTGCTCACCGTGATCGCCGTCGAACTCGCGATCATCGTGAACATGAGCCTCTACACCCCGGTGCTCGCCACCCACCGGCTGGAACGGACCCCCGAGCACCTGCTCACCCGCACCCTCACCGCCTGGTCCGTCGGCCAGCAGCTCACCATCGCCGTCCTCACCACCCTGGCCGGCCTGCTCGCCGCCCTCACCACACCCCGCACCACCATCGCCCTGGCCGGCCTGCTGGCCCTGGCCACCCCGCTCCTGCTCCCCCGCGGCCACCACCTCACCGCCCCCGGGCCCGAGGCCGCCCCCGCACCGACCCCCGCCACCGGTTGA
- a CDS encoding LysR family transcriptional regulator gives MDLDAVRTFVVAADAGRFQEAAAELAVTQQAVSKRIATLERGLGVRLFVRTPRGAQLTIDGQAFLPHARELLRVAERAVASVRAGTRALRVDVLSSRSAQSGLMREFHRLHPEIELDVLTLFDLDTAVAELCSGALDATFRAVAAPGRPLPEDVAAVRVFDEPLQLLTGPGHALANARSVTMAELVGHRIWMPGIVPGTEWAAYYDDLVAEFGLTIEATGPNFGSDALLDTIADTPALATFMSAQTRLVWPAGHGLRRIPVTDPTPVYPHSLLWHRDNPHPALATLRTHLATVPPTCDETTAWTPGWTNPR, from the coding sequence ATGGATCTCGACGCTGTCCGGACCTTCGTCGTGGCCGCCGACGCGGGCCGTTTCCAGGAGGCCGCCGCCGAGCTGGCCGTCACCCAGCAGGCCGTCTCCAAGCGGATCGCCACGCTGGAGCGGGGGCTGGGGGTGCGGCTGTTCGTCCGGACGCCGCGCGGCGCCCAGCTGACCATCGACGGGCAGGCCTTCCTGCCGCACGCCCGCGAGCTGCTCCGGGTGGCCGAGCGGGCGGTGGCCTCGGTGCGGGCCGGGACGCGGGCGCTGCGGGTGGACGTGCTCTCCTCGCGCAGTGCGCAGTCGGGGCTGATGCGGGAGTTCCACCGGCTGCACCCGGAGATCGAGCTCGACGTGCTGACGCTCTTCGACCTCGACACGGCCGTGGCCGAGCTCTGCTCCGGGGCGCTGGACGCCACCTTCCGCGCCGTGGCCGCGCCCGGGCGACCGCTGCCCGAGGACGTGGCGGCCGTCCGGGTCTTCGACGAGCCGCTGCAACTGCTCACCGGGCCCGGTCACGCGCTGGCCAACGCCCGCTCGGTGACCATGGCCGAGCTGGTCGGCCACCGGATCTGGATGCCCGGCATCGTGCCCGGCACCGAGTGGGCCGCCTACTACGACGACCTGGTGGCCGAGTTCGGCCTCACCATCGAGGCCACCGGCCCCAACTTCGGCTCCGACGCCCTGCTCGACACCATCGCCGACACCCCGGCCCTGGCCACCTTCATGAGCGCACAGACCCGCCTGGTCTGGCCCGCCGGCCACGGCCTGCGCCGCATCCCGGTCACCGACCCCACCCCGGTCTACCCGCACTCCCTCCTCTGGCACCGCGACAACCCCCACCCGGCCCTGGCCACCCTCCGCACCCACCTGGCCACCGTCCCGCCCACCTGTGACGAGACCACGGCCTGGACCCCGGGCTGGACCAACCCGCGCTGA
- a CDS encoding AAA family ATPase, which translates to MIVWMNGTHGAGKTTTSPLVQQLIPDSRVFDAEKVGELLMDVSPGLPATDNFQHWLPWRQLVVDSARRLLDYTGGTLVVPMTVLVEQYWREISAGLAEHGIPVRHFVLHADQETLHHRIQHDAVMGPSPFRFKYLAPYAEAARSWLHAEAEVVDTTHLTPAQAARQIVDTLKG; encoded by the coding sequence ATGATCGTATGGATGAACGGTACCCACGGCGCGGGCAAGACGACCACCAGCCCGCTGGTGCAGCAACTGATCCCGGATTCCCGGGTGTTCGACGCCGAGAAGGTCGGCGAACTGCTCATGGACGTCTCGCCGGGCCTGCCGGCCACCGACAACTTCCAGCACTGGCTGCCCTGGCGGCAGTTGGTGGTCGACTCCGCCCGCCGCCTGCTCGACTACACCGGCGGCACCCTGGTCGTCCCGATGACCGTCCTGGTCGAGCAGTACTGGCGCGAGATCAGCGCGGGCCTTGCCGAACATGGCATCCCGGTACGCCACTTCGTCCTGCACGCCGACCAAGAGACCCTGCACCACCGGATTCAGCACGATGCGGTGATGGGCCCTTCCCCGTTCCGCTTCAAGTACCTCGCCCCCTACGCCGAGGCCGCCCGCAGCTGGCTCCACGCCGAGGCCGAGGTGGTCGACACCACCCACCTCACCCCGGCCCAGGCCGCCCGGCAGATCGTCGACACCCTCAAGGGCTGA
- a CDS encoding SDR family NAD(P)-dependent oxidoreductase, with translation MSSNSTARTAIVTDASKGSGAGIAKALARTGAAVVVNYREDAAGAGRVVADITTEGAGRSPSGRTWPRSEDVRRLFQRAREEYGPVDVLVNNAAVAAFASLAEITEAEFQRELTTNLLGTILTTQALAAQQDIGAASIVNVSTAGTLTHPPYASLYVASKSAVNAFTIVAAKELGPHGTRVNAIIPGPRTLRAPGPWASPARPRKPEPSPTPSWGG, from the coding sequence GTGAGCAGCAACAGCACGGCACGCACGGCGATCGTCACGGACGCGTCGAAGGGTTCGGGCGCGGGGATCGCCAAGGCGCTGGCCCGCACCGGCGCGGCCGTCGTGGTGAACTACCGGGAGGATGCGGCGGGCGCCGGGCGGGTGGTCGCGGACATCACCACCGAGGGGGCCGGGCGCTCGCCGTCCGGCCGGACGTGGCCCCGCAGCGAGGACGTGCGGCGCCTGTTCCAGCGGGCCCGCGAGGAGTACGGGCCGGTGGACGTGCTGGTGAACAACGCGGCCGTCGCAGCCTTCGCATCGCTGGCGGAGATCACCGAAGCGGAGTTCCAGCGCGAGCTGACCACCAATCTGCTCGGCACAATCCTCACCACCCAAGCCCTGGCGGCGCAGCAGGACATCGGGGCCGCGTCGATCGTCAACGTCTCGACGGCCGGCACGCTCACCCACCCGCCGTACGCCTCGCTGTACGTCGCTTCCAAGAGCGCGGTCAACGCCTTCACCATCGTCGCGGCCAAGGAGCTGGGCCCGCACGGCACCCGGGTCAACGCGATCATTCCCGGCCCTCGGACACTGAGGGCACCCGGGCCATGGGCTTCCCCGGCTCGCCCCAGGAAGCCCGAGCCATCGCCGACACCCAGCTGGGGCGGATGA
- a CDS encoding nucleotidyltransferase domain-containing protein — translation MNREMRVQPADDPALRQVGELFEGYAGSWWVAGGWAVDLNLGRVTRAHGDVDVQVLARELELFVGHSGAYELQLADRLTGERRAWAYPEPVEPGRETLLLVGGPVALEVMVARSDGDEWVFHRGHRTRLPLGRLTRRTADGLPYLAPEVVLLFKARGTRPKDEEDFRALAPLLGPEQRSWLAERLTPPGTGPHPWREALEA, via the coding sequence GTGAATCGAGAGATGCGGGTGCAGCCGGCGGACGATCCGGCGTTGCGGCAGGTCGGGGAGCTCTTCGAGGGGTACGCCGGGTCCTGGTGGGTGGCCGGCGGGTGGGCCGTGGACCTGAACCTCGGGCGGGTGACGCGGGCGCACGGGGACGTGGATGTGCAGGTGCTCGCCCGAGAACTAGAGCTTTTCGTAGGGCACTCCGGGGCTTACGAGCTCCAGCTGGCCGACCGGCTCACGGGCGAGCGGCGGGCCTGGGCGTACCCGGAGCCGGTGGAGCCGGGGCGAGAGACGCTGCTGCTGGTCGGCGGGCCAGTCGCGCTGGAGGTGATGGTGGCCCGGTCGGACGGGGACGAGTGGGTGTTCCACCGGGGGCACCGGACCCGCCTGCCGCTCGGGCGGCTGACCCGGCGGACGGCCGACGGGCTGCCGTACCTCGCGCCGGAGGTGGTGCTGCTGTTCAAGGCCCGCGGCACCCGGCCCAAGGACGAGGAGGACTTCCGGGCGCTCGCTCCGCTGCTCGGGCCGGAGCAGCGGAGCTGGCTCGCCGAACGCCTGACCCCGCCAGGGACCG